Proteins encoded together in one Telopea speciosissima isolate NSW1024214 ecotype Mountain lineage chromosome 4, Tspe_v1, whole genome shotgun sequence window:
- the LOC122657928 gene encoding DNA replication licensing factor MCM4, with translation MSSDSTHNNTRGGPSSPDDSYSSPIDNTFSSPGGNANGRRRRRSSLTPPPQPSRFAATDATPTPSSTQSRRARRGGTRVTPIATPTSTDDAPPSSEGGEGDDAEEATPMFVWGTNISVEDVNAAILRFLRHFRDHPSHTEGKYMRAIHHILDVEGESLDVDAQDVYNYDSDLYTKMVRYPLEALAIFDIVLMDLVSRIKPLFEKHIQARIFNLKSSTSLRNLNPSDIEKMVSVKGMIIRSSSIIPEIREAVFRCLVCGFYSDPIVVDRGRINEPTKCGREECQTPNSMSLVHNRCRFADKQIVRLQETPDEIPEGGTPHTVSLLMHDKLVDAGKPGDRVEVTGIYRAMSVRVGPAQRTVKSLFKTYIDCLHLKKTDKSRMRAEDPMDIDNGSRNNDEEFPLDYEQKVEQLKELAKQPDIYDRLTRSLAPSIWELDDVKKGLLCQLFGGSALKLPSGASFRGDINILLVGDPGTSKSQLLQYIHKLSPRGIYTSGRGSSAVGLTAYVAKDPETGETVLESGALVLSDRGICCIDEFDKMSDSARSMLHEVMEQQTVSIAKAGIIASLNARTSVLACANPSGSRYNPRLSVIDNIHLPPTLLSRFDLIYLILDKADEQTDRRLAKHIVALHFENPESIEQDVLDLPTLTAYVSYARMHIHPQLSDEAAEELTRGYVEMRRRGNFPGSSKKVITATARQLESLIRLSESLARIRFSESVEKQDVAEAFRLLEVALQQSATDHSTGTIDMDLITTGVSASERMKRENLLLATRNIIMEKVEIGGHSTRLLELLDELKKQSSGEVHLNDLRNALATLASEGVVVVHGDNVRRI, from the exons ATGTCTTCTGATTCTACCCACAACAATACGAGAGGCG GACCTTCTTCTCCAGACGATTCATACTCAAGTCCGATCGACAACACGTTCTCATCTCCCGGcggcaatgctaatggcagaaGGCGAAGACGCTCATCACTCACTCCGCCTCCCCAGCCCTCCCGGTTTGCCGCCACGGATGCGACCCCAACCCCATCAAGCACCCAGAGTAGGAGAGCTAGGAGGGGCGGTACTAGGGTTACCCCGATCGCTACCCCCACGTCGACGGACGATGCACCACCCTCTTCGGAGGGTGGGGAGGGCGACGATGCGGAAGAGGCCACTCCGATGTTTGTTTGGGGAACCAACATCAGCGTAGAGGACGTCAATGCTGCTATACTCCGATTCCTGAGGCACTTCCGCGATCACCCATCTCACACGGAGGGGAAATACATGagggcaatccatcacattCTTGATGTGGAAGGGGAGTCACTTGATGTCGATGCTCAGGATGTCTACAACTACGATTCCGACCTCTATACCAAGATGGTTCGGTACCCACTGGAGGCGCTCGCAATCTTCGATATTGTTCTCATGGACTTGGTCAGCCGCATCAAACCTCTGTTCGAGAAGCACATCCAGGCTCGAATTTTCAACCTCAAATCATCCACTTCCTTGAGGAATCTAAACCCATCTG ATATCGAGAAGATGGTTTCTGTGAAAGGTATGATCATCCGTTCTAGTTCCATAATACCCGAAATCAGGGAAGCTGTATTCCGATGCCTTGTATGTGGATTCTATTCTGATCCTATTGTTGTGGATCGAG GCCGAATCAATGAACCTACTAAGTGCGGGAGAGAGGAGTGCCAGACACCGAACTCTATGTCTCTGGTTCACAACCGATGCAG GTTTGCGGATAAGCAGATTGTAAGGCTCCAGGAGACACCAGATGAGATCCCTGAGGGAGGCACACCTCATACTGTGAGCTTATTGATGCATGATAAGCTCGTGGATGCTGGAAAGCCGGGTGACAGAGTCGAG GTGACTGGGATTTACAGGGCAATGAGTGTCAGAGTAGGGCCAGCACAAAGAACCGTAAAATCTTTGTTCAAG ACATATATTGATTGTCTTCATCTAAAAAAGACCGATAAATCAAGAATGCGGGCTGAGGATCCTATGGATATTGACAATGGATCTCGCAACAATGATGAGGAATTCCCCCTTGACTATGAGCAGAAG GTAGAGCAATTGAAAGAGCTTGCAAAGCAGCCAGATATCTATGATAGGCTAACAAGGTCCCTTGCACCAAGCATATGGGAACTGGATGATGTAAAGAAGGGCCTTCTTTGCCAG CTGTTTGGTGGGAGTGCTTTGAAGCTGCCATCTGGAGCCAGCTTTCGTGGTGACATCAATATACTGCTTGTTGGTGACCCTGGAACCAGTAAGTCACAGCTGCTTCAGTACATACACAAGCTCTCACCCCGTGGCATTTACACCAGTGGAAGAGGAAGTTCTGCAGTTGGTTTGACTGCATATGTCGCTAAAGACCCTGAAACGGGTGAAACA GTTCTGGAGAGTGGGGCCTTGGTCTTAAGTGACAGAGGCATATGTTGCATAGATGAATTTGATAAAATGTCAGATAGTGCACGGAGCATGCTACATGAG GTGATGGAACAACAAACTGTATCAATAGCAAAGGCGGGAATTATTGCTTCCCTTAATGCTAGGACTTCTGTTTTGGCTTGTGCTAATCCAAGCGGTTCACGCTATAACCCTCGCTTGTCTGTTATTGACAATATACACCTTCCCCCAACCTTACTGTCGAG GTTCGATCTGATTTATTTAATCCTCGACAAGGCCGATGAACAAACAGATAGGCGTCTTGCAAAGCATATTGTTGCTTTGCACTTTGAGAATCCTGAG AGCATTGAGCAGGATGTCTTGGACCTTCCAACTTTAACTGCTTATGTGAGCTATGCTAGAATGCACATTCATCCACAGTTATCTGATGAAGCTGCGGAAGAATTAACAAGAGGGTATGTTGAGATGAGGAGAAGAGGCAACTTTCCAGGTAGCAGCAAGAAG GTGATAACTGCAACTGCTAGGCAACTTGAGAGTCTAATACGTCTTAGTGAGTCTTTGGCTCGGATTCGTTTTTCAGAATCG GTTGAAAAACAAGATGTTGCAGAGGCATTTAGACTTCTAGAAGTTGCTCTCCAACAGTCTGCAACAGATCACTCCACTG GGACTATTGACATGGATCTCATTACCACTGGAGTTTCTGCAAGTGAGAGGATGAAACGAGAGAATCTCTTATTGGCAACCAGGAACATAATTATGGAAAAGGTGGAAATTGGAGGACACTCAACCCGTTTATTGGAA TTGCTGGACGAGCTAAAAAAGCAAAGCTCCGGAGAGGTCCACCTCAATGAT TTAAGGAATGCACTTGCCACCCTTGCAAGCGAGGGAGTTGTCGTTGTTCATGGTGACAATGTGAGGAGGATTTGA